The following are from one region of the Camarhynchus parvulus chromosome 3, STF_HiC, whole genome shotgun sequence genome:
- the EIF2B4 gene encoding translation initiation factor eIF-2B subunit delta isoform X1, whose translation MAEREGECGTGHGDRLRDTGTGSGARPGRAHASVILGGNPEGAAPVAAGPQAPELSREEKLKLRKEKKQQKKKKRSEKEPSAEPAELGAPPEAGQPRAAAQPTSPPAPADGPGDGEKPAGGKSKAELRAERRAKQEAERAQKQARKAELSLAATTAKPRQSPTEPQSMVKRLPEHVQVDDPAAQRKLAKKLERQQVPLRQDYGTKVNLFSHLHQYSRKKPLTQQMSIPSTVIHPAVMRLGLQYSQGIINGSNARCIALLEVFKQLIRDYSTPPNEELSRDLVAKLKPHISFLNQCRPLSASMGNAIKFLKKEISCLPDTLREDEAKERLQDVIDKYLREKIVLAAEAISRSAFEKINDHDVILVYGCSSLVNRTLCDAHAKQGRAFRVIVVDSRPRLEGRETLRRLVRHGIHCTYVMINAISYVLPEVSKVLLGAHALLANGSVMSRVGTSQIALVSKAYNVPVLVCCETYKFCERVQTDSFVSNELDDPDDLIVLRKGQAQLGGWAENKSLRLLNLVYDVTPPDLVDLVITDLGMIPCTSVPVVLRVKNVDQ comes from the exons ATGGCGGAGCGGGAGGGTGAGTGCGGGACCGGACACGGGGACCGGCTCCGGGACACCGGGACCGGCTCCGGGGCGAGACCTGGTCGCGCTCACGCTTCCGTCATTCTAGGCGGGAACCCCGAGGGAGCTGCGCCGGTGGCGGCGGGACCGCag GCGCCGGAGCTCTCCCgggaggagaagctgaagctgcggaaggagaagaagcagcagaagaagaagaagaggagcgAGAAGGAGCCGTCGGCCGAGCCCGCGGAGCTGGGTGCGCCCCCCGAAGCGGGGCAGCCGCGGG cagctgctcagcccacGTCCCCCCCTGCCCCGGCTGATGGCCCCGGTGACGGCGAGAAACCCGCGGGGGGCAAGAGCAAAGCGGAGCTGCGAGCAGAGCGCCGGGCTAAGCAGGAGGCTGAGCGGGCCCAGAAGCAGGccaggaaggcagagctgagcctggcagccACGACGGCCAAGCCCCGGCAGAGCCCCACCGAGCCCCAGTCCA TGGTGAAGCGGCTGCCGGAGCATGTGCAGGTGGATGACCCTGCTGCCCAGAGGAAACTGGCCAAGaagctggagaggcagcag GTACCTCTGAGGCAGGACTATGGCACCAAGGTCAACCTGTTCTCCCACCTCCACCAGTACAGCCGGAAGAAGCCACTGACACAGCAGATGAG catcccctccACAGTGATCCACCCCGCAGTGATGCGCCTCGGCCTCCAGTACTCGCAGGGCATCATCAACGGCTCCAACGCCCGCTGCATCGCGCTGCTCGAGGTCTTCAAGCAG CTGATCCGGGATTACTCCACTCCGCCCAATGAGGAGCTGTCACGGGACTTGGTGGCCAAGCTGAAGCCACACATCAG CTTCCTGAATCAGTGCCGGCCTCTCTCAGCCAGCATGGGCAATGCCATCAAGTTCCTCAAGAAGGAGATATCGTGCCTGCCTGACACCCTGAGAGAGGATGAG GCAAAGGAGAGGCTCCAGGACGTGATTGACAAATACCTGCGAGAGAAGATTGTCCTGGCAGCTGAGGCCATCTCAAGGTCTGCCTTTGAGAAGATCAATGACCATGACGTGATCCTGGTGTATGGATG ctcctcgCTGGTGAACCGGACGCTGTGCGACGCCCACGCCAAGCAGGGCCGCGCGTTCCGCGTGATCGTGGTGGACAGCCGGCCGCGCCTGGAGGGTCGCGAGACGCTGCGGCGCCTGGTCCGACACGGCATCCACTGCACCTACGTCATGATCAACGCCATCTCCTACGTGCTGCCCGAG GTGtccaaggtgctgctgggagcccatGCTCTGCTGGCCAATGGCTCAGTCATGTCCCGCGTGGGGACCTCGCAGATCGCGCTGGTCTCCAAGGCCTACAACGTGCCCGTCCTCGTCTGCTGCGAGACCTACAAGTTCTGCGAGCGGGTGCAGACAGATTCTTTTGTCTCCAACGAGCTGG ATGACCCTGATGACCTGATTGTGCTCCGGAAGGGCCAGGCCCAGCTTGGGGGCTGGGCAGAGAACAAGTCCCTACGCCTTCTTAACCTGGTCTATGATGTGACGCCCCCAGACCTGGTGGATTTGGTCATCACAGACTTGGGTATGATCCCCTGCACCTCAGTGCCTGTGGTCCTGCGCGTGAAGAATGTGGATCAGTAG
- the EIF2B4 gene encoding translation initiation factor eIF-2B subunit delta isoform X2 produces the protein MAEREGECGTGHGDRLRDTGTGSGARPGRAHASVILGGNPEGAAPVAAGPQAPELSREEKLKLRKEKKQQKKKKRSEKEPSAEPAELGAPPEAGQPRAAQPTSPPAPADGPGDGEKPAGGKSKAELRAERRAKQEAERAQKQARKAELSLAATTAKPRQSPTEPQSMVKRLPEHVQVDDPAAQRKLAKKLERQQVPLRQDYGTKVNLFSHLHQYSRKKPLTQQMSIPSTVIHPAVMRLGLQYSQGIINGSNARCIALLEVFKQLIRDYSTPPNEELSRDLVAKLKPHISFLNQCRPLSASMGNAIKFLKKEISCLPDTLREDEAKERLQDVIDKYLREKIVLAAEAISRSAFEKINDHDVILVYGCSSLVNRTLCDAHAKQGRAFRVIVVDSRPRLEGRETLRRLVRHGIHCTYVMINAISYVLPEVSKVLLGAHALLANGSVMSRVGTSQIALVSKAYNVPVLVCCETYKFCERVQTDSFVSNELDDPDDLIVLRKGQAQLGGWAENKSLRLLNLVYDVTPPDLVDLVITDLGMIPCTSVPVVLRVKNVDQ, from the exons ATGGCGGAGCGGGAGGGTGAGTGCGGGACCGGACACGGGGACCGGCTCCGGGACACCGGGACCGGCTCCGGGGCGAGACCTGGTCGCGCTCACGCTTCCGTCATTCTAGGCGGGAACCCCGAGGGAGCTGCGCCGGTGGCGGCGGGACCGCag GCGCCGGAGCTCTCCCgggaggagaagctgaagctgcggaaggagaagaagcagcagaagaagaagaagaggagcgAGAAGGAGCCGTCGGCCGAGCCCGCGGAGCTGGGTGCGCCCCCCGAAGCGGGGCAGCCGCGGG ctgctcagcccacGTCCCCCCCTGCCCCGGCTGATGGCCCCGGTGACGGCGAGAAACCCGCGGGGGGCAAGAGCAAAGCGGAGCTGCGAGCAGAGCGCCGGGCTAAGCAGGAGGCTGAGCGGGCCCAGAAGCAGGccaggaaggcagagctgagcctggcagccACGACGGCCAAGCCCCGGCAGAGCCCCACCGAGCCCCAGTCCA TGGTGAAGCGGCTGCCGGAGCATGTGCAGGTGGATGACCCTGCTGCCCAGAGGAAACTGGCCAAGaagctggagaggcagcag GTACCTCTGAGGCAGGACTATGGCACCAAGGTCAACCTGTTCTCCCACCTCCACCAGTACAGCCGGAAGAAGCCACTGACACAGCAGATGAG catcccctccACAGTGATCCACCCCGCAGTGATGCGCCTCGGCCTCCAGTACTCGCAGGGCATCATCAACGGCTCCAACGCCCGCTGCATCGCGCTGCTCGAGGTCTTCAAGCAG CTGATCCGGGATTACTCCACTCCGCCCAATGAGGAGCTGTCACGGGACTTGGTGGCCAAGCTGAAGCCACACATCAG CTTCCTGAATCAGTGCCGGCCTCTCTCAGCCAGCATGGGCAATGCCATCAAGTTCCTCAAGAAGGAGATATCGTGCCTGCCTGACACCCTGAGAGAGGATGAG GCAAAGGAGAGGCTCCAGGACGTGATTGACAAATACCTGCGAGAGAAGATTGTCCTGGCAGCTGAGGCCATCTCAAGGTCTGCCTTTGAGAAGATCAATGACCATGACGTGATCCTGGTGTATGGATG ctcctcgCTGGTGAACCGGACGCTGTGCGACGCCCACGCCAAGCAGGGCCGCGCGTTCCGCGTGATCGTGGTGGACAGCCGGCCGCGCCTGGAGGGTCGCGAGACGCTGCGGCGCCTGGTCCGACACGGCATCCACTGCACCTACGTCATGATCAACGCCATCTCCTACGTGCTGCCCGAG GTGtccaaggtgctgctgggagcccatGCTCTGCTGGCCAATGGCTCAGTCATGTCCCGCGTGGGGACCTCGCAGATCGCGCTGGTCTCCAAGGCCTACAACGTGCCCGTCCTCGTCTGCTGCGAGACCTACAAGTTCTGCGAGCGGGTGCAGACAGATTCTTTTGTCTCCAACGAGCTGG ATGACCCTGATGACCTGATTGTGCTCCGGAAGGGCCAGGCCCAGCTTGGGGGCTGGGCAGAGAACAAGTCCCTACGCCTTCTTAACCTGGTCTATGATGTGACGCCCCCAGACCTGGTGGATTTGGTCATCACAGACTTGGGTATGATCCCCTGCACCTCAGTGCCTGTGGTCCTGCGCGTGAAGAATGTGGATCAGTAG
- the EIF2B4 gene encoding translation initiation factor eIF-2B subunit delta isoform X3 encodes MAEREGGNPEGAAPVAAGPQAPELSREEKLKLRKEKKQQKKKKRSEKEPSAEPAELGAPPEAGQPRAAAQPTSPPAPADGPGDGEKPAGGKSKAELRAERRAKQEAERAQKQARKAELSLAATTAKPRQSPTEPQSMVKRLPEHVQVDDPAAQRKLAKKLERQQVPLRQDYGTKVNLFSHLHQYSRKKPLTQQMSIPSTVIHPAVMRLGLQYSQGIINGSNARCIALLEVFKQLIRDYSTPPNEELSRDLVAKLKPHISFLNQCRPLSASMGNAIKFLKKEISCLPDTLREDEAKERLQDVIDKYLREKIVLAAEAISRSAFEKINDHDVILVYGCSSLVNRTLCDAHAKQGRAFRVIVVDSRPRLEGRETLRRLVRHGIHCTYVMINAISYVLPEVSKVLLGAHALLANGSVMSRVGTSQIALVSKAYNVPVLVCCETYKFCERVQTDSFVSNELDDPDDLIVLRKGQAQLGGWAENKSLRLLNLVYDVTPPDLVDLVITDLGMIPCTSVPVVLRVKNVDQ; translated from the exons ATGGCGGAGCGGGAGG GCGGGAACCCCGAGGGAGCTGCGCCGGTGGCGGCGGGACCGCag GCGCCGGAGCTCTCCCgggaggagaagctgaagctgcggaaggagaagaagcagcagaagaagaagaagaggagcgAGAAGGAGCCGTCGGCCGAGCCCGCGGAGCTGGGTGCGCCCCCCGAAGCGGGGCAGCCGCGGG cagctgctcagcccacGTCCCCCCCTGCCCCGGCTGATGGCCCCGGTGACGGCGAGAAACCCGCGGGGGGCAAGAGCAAAGCGGAGCTGCGAGCAGAGCGCCGGGCTAAGCAGGAGGCTGAGCGGGCCCAGAAGCAGGccaggaaggcagagctgagcctggcagccACGACGGCCAAGCCCCGGCAGAGCCCCACCGAGCCCCAGTCCA TGGTGAAGCGGCTGCCGGAGCATGTGCAGGTGGATGACCCTGCTGCCCAGAGGAAACTGGCCAAGaagctggagaggcagcag GTACCTCTGAGGCAGGACTATGGCACCAAGGTCAACCTGTTCTCCCACCTCCACCAGTACAGCCGGAAGAAGCCACTGACACAGCAGATGAG catcccctccACAGTGATCCACCCCGCAGTGATGCGCCTCGGCCTCCAGTACTCGCAGGGCATCATCAACGGCTCCAACGCCCGCTGCATCGCGCTGCTCGAGGTCTTCAAGCAG CTGATCCGGGATTACTCCACTCCGCCCAATGAGGAGCTGTCACGGGACTTGGTGGCCAAGCTGAAGCCACACATCAG CTTCCTGAATCAGTGCCGGCCTCTCTCAGCCAGCATGGGCAATGCCATCAAGTTCCTCAAGAAGGAGATATCGTGCCTGCCTGACACCCTGAGAGAGGATGAG GCAAAGGAGAGGCTCCAGGACGTGATTGACAAATACCTGCGAGAGAAGATTGTCCTGGCAGCTGAGGCCATCTCAAGGTCTGCCTTTGAGAAGATCAATGACCATGACGTGATCCTGGTGTATGGATG ctcctcgCTGGTGAACCGGACGCTGTGCGACGCCCACGCCAAGCAGGGCCGCGCGTTCCGCGTGATCGTGGTGGACAGCCGGCCGCGCCTGGAGGGTCGCGAGACGCTGCGGCGCCTGGTCCGACACGGCATCCACTGCACCTACGTCATGATCAACGCCATCTCCTACGTGCTGCCCGAG GTGtccaaggtgctgctgggagcccatGCTCTGCTGGCCAATGGCTCAGTCATGTCCCGCGTGGGGACCTCGCAGATCGCGCTGGTCTCCAAGGCCTACAACGTGCCCGTCCTCGTCTGCTGCGAGACCTACAAGTTCTGCGAGCGGGTGCAGACAGATTCTTTTGTCTCCAACGAGCTGG ATGACCCTGATGACCTGATTGTGCTCCGGAAGGGCCAGGCCCAGCTTGGGGGCTGGGCAGAGAACAAGTCCCTACGCCTTCTTAACCTGGTCTATGATGTGACGCCCCCAGACCTGGTGGATTTGGTCATCACAGACTTGGGTATGATCCCCTGCACCTCAGTGCCTGTGGTCCTGCGCGTGAAGAATGTGGATCAGTAG